The following proteins come from a genomic window of Micromonospora echinofusca:
- a CDS encoding WXG100 family type VII secretion target has protein sequence MDHGVLVVNFAALQQAGADIQKALNALDSQLGQLERDAAPLVASWSGEARQAYEQRQARWRSASQDLQAMLRDIKLAVNDSATDYLDTEKKNVGLFQ, from the coding sequence ATGGACCACGGTGTACTCGTCGTCAACTTCGCCGCCCTGCAACAGGCGGGCGCGGACATCCAGAAGGCGCTGAACGCGCTCGACTCGCAACTCGGGCAGCTCGAACGGGACGCCGCCCCGCTCGTGGCGAGCTGGTCCGGCGAGGCCCGCCAGGCCTACGAGCAGCGCCAGGCCCGCTGGCGCTCCGCCTCGCAGGACCTCCAGGCCATGCTGCGCGACATCAAGCTCGCGGTGAACGACTCCGCCACCGACTACCTCGACACGGAGAAGAAGAACGTCGGCCTGTTCCAGTGA
- a CDS encoding WXG100 family type VII secretion target: MSQTQAEAAVMQQTAAKFEQVDQSLQSMLSSLMAELEVLQQAWRGAGGRSFEQVKQQWAQDQAALQRALRETAGAIRTAGQHYDVSDAEAASRVSTTNRGGIQLPL, translated from the coding sequence GTGTCCCAGACCCAGGCGGAAGCAGCGGTGATGCAGCAGACCGCCGCGAAGTTCGAGCAGGTCGACCAGTCCCTGCAGTCCATGCTGAGCAGCCTGATGGCCGAGTTGGAGGTGTTGCAGCAGGCCTGGCGCGGTGCTGGCGGGCGCTCGTTCGAGCAGGTCAAGCAGCAGTGGGCACAGGACCAGGCGGCGCTGCAACGGGCGCTGCGCGAGACCGCCGGCGCCATCCGCACGGCCGGCCAGCACTACGACGTCTCGGACGCCGAGGCCGCCAGCCGCGTGTCCACCACCAACCGCGGCGGCATCCAGCTGCCGCTCTGA